Proteins encoded in a region of the Paenibacillus sp. E222 genome:
- a CDS encoding MurR/RpiR family transcriptional regulator, translating into MNLFTHKEQLSPGHLKIADFVERNPEEILFMTEQEIADRLGVSIATVSRFWRAVGYDNAKAFKIRLRTSEDTTPALKLNKTISRMDTDSLPVQLLEASVSHLQETLSHMKHGDLEHAAAILAEARRVYVYAPGPSAGLAELLSFRLSRFGLTVIHLAGGGHELLESLMHMQREDVVLLMCFTRLLPEAEVILDYARDTGSKAVLVTDREDLLYGLATELSFYVSRGELGEFHSMVTPLLLMEQLVLAVGLRQKEHALSKLERLADLRSRYADKLPRG; encoded by the coding sequence ATGAATTTGTTTACTCATAAAGAACAGCTGTCTCCAGGCCATCTGAAAATTGCTGATTTTGTTGAACGCAATCCGGAAGAGATTCTGTTCATGACAGAACAAGAGATTGCCGACAGGCTGGGGGTCAGTATTGCGACCGTATCTCGTTTCTGGCGGGCGGTTGGATATGATAATGCCAAAGCGTTCAAAATCCGGCTTCGTACATCCGAAGACACTACACCTGCGCTCAAATTAAATAAAACCATATCCCGTATGGATACGGACAGCCTTCCCGTTCAGTTACTGGAGGCCTCCGTCAGCCATTTGCAGGAGACGTTGTCTCATATGAAGCATGGAGATCTGGAGCACGCAGCAGCCATCCTTGCAGAAGCACGAAGAGTATATGTATATGCTCCAGGACCTTCCGCTGGTTTGGCGGAATTATTGTCCTTTCGGCTATCCCGATTCGGATTGACCGTCATCCACCTCGCCGGAGGTGGTCATGAATTATTGGAATCACTGATGCACATGCAGCGGGAGGATGTTGTGCTGCTGATGTGCTTTACAAGGCTCTTGCCTGAGGCAGAGGTCATTTTGGATTATGCCAGAGATACAGGCAGCAAAGCCGTACTTGTAACAGATCGGGAAGACCTGTTGTATGGCTTGGCGACGGAGTTATCTTTTTACGTTAGCAGAGGGGAGCTTGGCGAATTTCATTCCATGGTTACTCCACTCCTGTTGATGGAACAACTGGTACTGGCGGTGGGTTTGAGGCAGAAGGAGCATGCGCTGTCCAAGCTGGAACGACTCGCTGATCTGCGCAGTCGATATGCAGACAAATTGCCGCGAGGCTGA
- a CDS encoding cell division protein FtsQ — protein sequence MKKMTERYTLTSSQKMMVFVLSMSLYGLSNMFTELIPKLQLGPIELSVEYFAFIPLTLCILFHPMIAALGAALGEVIFGELMLGQFGGLGELEKFITFSFAMYVAGRMVSDPRNRRQVGIAAMTGVVIHQFLSSLVDIGKVWIGVEQLEAVPGLAESVVLIEGVGFLNDVLFSGILFALLPTLYLVPLLYGKIEPLLGIKPRNPGMKYEGIGFFRPKLILIGVLLLALAFGAESLSEMDINFAVWETDYADQYGSASIWISIGAAALVAVVTLLVMRAKRSKNKTVPGTENSPYA from the coding sequence ATGAAGAAGATGACTGAGCGTTATACGCTGACGTCTTCACAGAAAATGATGGTGTTTGTGCTTTCCATGTCACTGTACGGCTTGTCCAACATGTTCACAGAGCTTATTCCCAAGCTCCAACTTGGACCGATTGAATTGTCTGTTGAGTACTTTGCCTTCATTCCGTTGACACTTTGCATTTTGTTCCACCCCATGATTGCTGCCCTTGGTGCGGCTCTTGGTGAAGTGATCTTCGGTGAGCTGATGCTGGGGCAATTCGGCGGACTGGGCGAGCTGGAGAAATTCATTACCTTTTCCTTTGCCATGTATGTCGCAGGGCGTATGGTCAGTGATCCTCGCAACCGCAGACAGGTCGGAATCGCAGCCATGACGGGAGTCGTCATTCATCAGTTCCTCAGTTCACTGGTGGATATCGGTAAAGTGTGGATTGGTGTAGAGCAGCTGGAAGCTGTCCCTGGCCTTGCGGAAAGTGTTGTACTGATCGAAGGGGTTGGCTTTCTGAATGACGTACTGTTCTCAGGCATCCTGTTCGCTCTGCTGCCTACGCTGTATCTCGTACCTCTGCTCTATGGCAAAATTGAACCCCTGCTCGGCATCAAACCTCGTAATCCAGGGATGAAATATGAAGGAATCGGCTTCTTCCGTCCGAAACTGATCCTGATTGGTGTGCTGCTGCTTGCACTTGCCTTTGGAGCGGAATCCCTGTCCGAAATGGATATCAACTTCGCTGTTTGGGAGACGGACTATGCAGATCAATATGGTTCGGCATCAATCTGGATTAGTATCGGAGCTGCCGCACTGGTTGCCGTGGTGACATTACTGGTCATGCGTGCTAAACGGAGCAAAAACAAAACGGTACCTGGTACGGAGAACAGCCCTTATGCATAA
- a CDS encoding methyl-accepting chemotaxis protein, which yields MGRSQGVGIALPIVDMEKKDVVTDALVIKAMEKSLAIIRFDMERRVTYVNEVFAQTMGYTVGEMYGMQHEQFCFDEFVKSPDYNAFWSSIFNGTSFQDKVERKDAKGNPVWLEATYMPVYDEMNQNILGVSKIATNITTRQNNISAVVNELKTMSHDLNEHADIGIERSRELMSSITYISEVSAHNRATLNHLQEQARSIQGVVKTIREIASQTQLLALNAAIEAAHAGEYGRGFDVVAKEVRKLSAMVENSINEIRDSVNGITKEITNISGGTQEVEGYVERSQQQIEVALNDFTTIAASAHLLDAKAQHVTKIV from the coding sequence ATGGGAAGAAGTCAGGGAGTGGGGATCGCTTTGCCTATAGTAGATATGGAAAAAAAAGATGTTGTCACCGATGCGTTGGTCATTAAGGCCATGGAGAAAAGTCTGGCTATCATTCGATTCGATATGGAGCGACGGGTTACGTATGTAAATGAAGTCTTTGCCCAGACGATGGGTTATACGGTAGGCGAGATGTATGGTATGCAGCATGAGCAATTTTGTTTCGATGAATTCGTGAAAAGCCCTGACTATAATGCGTTTTGGAGCAGTATTTTTAACGGTACCAGCTTCCAGGACAAGGTTGAACGCAAAGATGCAAAGGGAAATCCCGTATGGCTTGAGGCAACATATATGCCTGTCTATGATGAAATGAACCAGAACATACTAGGTGTGTCCAAAATAGCGACAAACATCACGACCCGTCAGAACAATATTTCAGCTGTAGTTAATGAACTGAAGACGATGTCACATGATTTGAACGAACATGCCGATATCGGTATTGAGCGAAGCCGTGAGTTGATGTCCAGTATCACGTATATATCTGAAGTTTCCGCCCACAATCGAGCGACACTGAATCACTTGCAAGAACAGGCTCGTTCTATCCAGGGAGTTGTCAAAACGATTCGCGAAATTGCGTCGCAGACCCAGCTTCTGGCCCTGAACGCTGCGATTGAAGCAGCTCATGCAGGCGAATATGGTCGCGGGTTCGATGTTGTAGCCAAGGAAGTACGGAAACTTTCGGCCATGGTCGAAAATTCCATTAATGAGATTCGGGATAGTGTGAATGGGATCACCAAAGAAATTACGAACATCTCTGGCGGGACACAGGAGGTTGAAGGTTACGTGGAGCGAAGTCAGCAGCAAATTGAGGTGGCGTTGAATGATTTTACAACCATTGCGGCGTCTGCACATTTACTGGATGCGAAGGCGCAACACGTAACCAAAATCGTATAG
- a CDS encoding spore germination protein yields MWSKILSYLPDWPIWAQAFLLFLVPILCMKGYQWLRSSLKKGTFSNNVHSNQEESSKTSSNEETGSYANIRLTGDYAKDLISVKTTFGQNSDVCIREFAIRGTNTPAAVIYVEGLVDHDRLDTHIFTPLMIRGVPNTEQNIFEEPIEENELRAYVRRSLLPVGELLEVETLQEAAQAVLHGKNALLIEGISGAFIVGSAKGKSRSLEEPVSEALLRGPRIGFTERLSDNTGILRQFGGNNALFMTKHQVGTRVKRELVIAYIEDIANADLVAEVEKRVQDLDMDIMLESGYVEQLIEDDELSPFQQVQNTERPDRVVSGLLEGRVAILLDGTPFALIVPSTFSMLLQSPEDYYERWIPGTFLRMLRFLAATIALLAPALYISFISFHPGLIPTKLALTIIQTRQGVPFPSVIEALIMETSIEILREAGIRLPKPIGPAMGIVGGLIIGDAAVQAGIVSPFLVIVVAVTAISSFSIPTYSAGITLRILRFVGMFSAAIYGLFGVVMFFLLLCSHLVRLKSFGVPYVTPAVPYSLSDWKDFFIRAPLGMMKKRPSMMHPKDPDRKK; encoded by the coding sequence ATGTGGTCAAAAATACTTTCTTATTTGCCGGACTGGCCTATTTGGGCACAGGCCTTTTTATTATTTTTGGTGCCGATATTGTGTATGAAAGGATACCAGTGGTTGCGATCATCCTTAAAAAAAGGAACCTTTTCAAATAATGTTCATTCCAATCAGGAGGAATCGTCCAAAACTTCTTCTAATGAAGAGACAGGAAGTTACGCAAATATTCGACTTACCGGGGATTATGCTAAGGATCTGATTAGTGTAAAAACTACATTTGGTCAAAATTCAGACGTATGTATACGGGAGTTTGCTATAAGAGGAACGAATACCCCAGCGGCTGTTATCTATGTGGAAGGATTGGTCGATCATGATCGGTTAGATACTCACATCTTCACGCCTCTAATGATTAGGGGGGTCCCCAACACAGAGCAGAATATATTTGAAGAACCGATAGAAGAAAATGAACTCAGAGCTTACGTCAGGCGTAGTCTTTTACCGGTTGGTGAACTACTGGAAGTCGAGACACTGCAAGAAGCAGCACAAGCAGTGCTTCATGGTAAAAATGCTCTGCTTATTGAAGGTATTTCCGGAGCTTTTATTGTTGGTTCAGCCAAGGGGAAAAGCCGCAGTCTGGAAGAGCCGGTCTCGGAGGCATTGCTTCGCGGGCCAAGGATCGGTTTTACCGAGCGGTTAAGCGATAATACCGGAATATTGCGGCAATTCGGAGGCAACAATGCCTTGTTTATGACCAAACACCAGGTGGGTACCAGGGTGAAAAGGGAACTGGTTATTGCGTATATTGAGGACATTGCCAATGCCGACCTTGTCGCTGAGGTGGAAAAACGAGTGCAGGACCTGGATATGGATATCATGCTGGAATCCGGATATGTGGAGCAACTGATTGAAGATGATGAGCTTAGCCCCTTCCAACAGGTACAGAATACAGAGAGGCCCGACCGCGTAGTCAGTGGGTTGTTAGAAGGGCGTGTAGCTATTTTACTGGATGGGACACCATTTGCATTAATAGTGCCATCGACTTTTAGCATGCTGCTTCAATCTCCCGAAGATTATTACGAGCGCTGGATTCCGGGGACATTTCTGCGTATGCTTCGTTTCTTGGCTGCTACGATTGCACTGCTAGCACCTGCTTTGTATATCTCCTTTATCTCATTCCATCCGGGTCTTATTCCGACCAAGCTAGCTTTAACCATTATTCAAACCAGACAAGGTGTGCCTTTCCCGTCTGTTATTGAGGCGCTGATTATGGAGACCTCGATTGAAATTTTGCGGGAAGCAGGCATTCGTCTACCCAAGCCAATTGGACCCGCAATGGGTATCGTAGGTGGTCTGATTATTGGGGATGCCGCAGTACAGGCCGGAATTGTCAGCCCGTTTCTGGTTATTGTTGTGGCAGTCACTGCGATTTCTTCGTTCTCCATCCCTACATATAGTGCCGGGATAACACTTCGTATATTGCGCTTTGTAGGAATGTTCAGTGCGGCGATCTATGGATTGTTTGGGGTAGTCATGTTTTTCTTGTTGCTCTGCAGTCATCTCGTTCGGTTAAAAAGCTTTGGAGTACCTTATGTCACTCCGGCTGTGCCTTACAGCTTATCGGATTGGAAAGATTTCTTTATTCGGGCACCTTTAGGAATGATGAAGAAGCGTCCAAGTATGATGCATCCCAAAGACCCTGATCGCAAAAAGTAG